The genomic segment CCATGCAACAGAATGGGCAGGTCGTCTCCAAGCTGCTTGAATCGGCGATGGAGAACATGCAGGCCATCGTCACTCAGTTCGCCGAGGATCTGGGAAACAACATCGACGTCCGGGCATAGTCAGCGTGGAGTCTTCGGCTCAGCATACGCCGGATTCGGGACGGGAAGCTTCGCCTCAAGCCGTTTTTGCCATTCTCTCAATTGCTCGTGCAGCGAGGCCACTCGGTCGGGCTTTGCGGCCGCCAAGTTGTTCTTCTCACCGATGTCTTCGCGCAAGTTGTACAGTTCGAGGCGCCCGCTTTCGAACCATTCAATCAGCTTCCAATCGCCGTCGCGAATAGCCCCGCCCGGCGAGCCGCCCTGGTTGCCGTAGTGCGGGTAATGCCAGAACAGCGGTCCGCGCTGCAATGTGCCGCCTTTCAGCAAGGGGACCAGGCTCACGCCGTCCAGGTGCCGGTGTGGCCGGAGCGGCAAACCGGCGATCTCGAGGATCGTGGGGTAGAAATCGGTGCTGGTGACGGGCGTGTCGCAGACGCTTCCTGGTTTTGCGACGCCCGGCCAACGAATCAGCATGGGTTCCCGGATGCCGCCTTCGTAGAGCCAACCCTTTCCCGCACGCAGCGGGAGGTTGCTGGTCGGCGAACCCTCGGAGGTCGAGAGG from the Phycisphaerae bacterium genome contains:
- a CDS encoding YjfB family protein, yielding MSMIGDIAGLSTAMSTARLQTAVGAKVLKMAMQQNGQVVSKLLESAMENMQAIVTQFAEDLGNNIDVRA